The proteins below come from a single Haliaeetus albicilla chromosome 22, bHalAlb1.1, whole genome shotgun sequence genomic window:
- the IQCE gene encoding IQ domain-containing protein E isoform X5, with the protein MARGAGEAAAEGELGDDSLSVITCESDTEMKLKKKIFHKPPKSPKSPYSSSTQLYPKKTAVWRSLQGTGSAHLESAAVKNPRQMWLGSLKQGMSHPLKSDAGMGHMRTNISSSTPEYLKEALGMKKPKHSRSSSNGYIPGTPDYKEKEDMYDEIIELKKTIQAQKNEGDRMKTKLRRLEEENNRKDKQLEQLLDPSRGSELARALSEKTTDDGWVVSGLKQKILKLEQQCKEKDNTINKFQADVKTTNLEEMRIAMETYYEEVHRLQLLLAKSETMRKNIEGRDTQKRLKALNAAVLRLSRNIKELQNENRRLKEDLDHVLSSSPPSNKTKNYSEWSRQRLMKRISELEKKVCAMENTRVSSADSESSQLLAVSSSPSVDLDHPASQQVDHVEECHRLQGLVKKLKSDRKALQNLLLNKESDIKQLLQAKAEVELELQKWQNKMEEKSTEEQTLSCSEEIQNLTQKVGKLESKLEQEKSQIAEDTMEKLNKSSPVCTVKGKEDHRKEQAAKIIQRQWKMYRNKKEEIALDEAVVMLQAAFRGHLARQKLLLNNRMHDAKSHKVSALSLIEYRCFKLV; encoded by the exons ATGGCCCGGGGGGCCGGCGAGGCGGCCGCGGAAGGGGAGCTG GGAGATGACAGCCTGTCTGTAATAACCTGTGAATCAGATACAGAAATG aagttaaagaagaaaatttttcacaagCCTCCAAAGTCACCAA AGTCTCCATACAGTTCTAGCACACAACTGTATCCTAAAAAAACTGCAGTTTGGCGATCTCTGCAGGGAACAGGCAGTGCACATCTTGAGAGTGCAGCTGTAAAAAACCCAAGGCAGATGTGGCTGGGATCACTGAAACAAG GAATGAGCCATCCTCTGAAATCAGATGCTGGCATGGGGCATATGCGAACTAACATTTCTAGTAGCACTCCAGAATATTTGAAGGAAGCTCTAGGAATGAAGAAGCCAAAACACTCTCGTTCTTCTAGTAATG GCTACATTCCTGGAACTCCTgactacaaagaaaaagaagatatgTATGATGAAATTATAGAACTGAAAAAG ACAATACAAGCTCAGAAAAATGAGGGAGATCGAATGAAAACTAAGCTCCGTCGACTAGAAGAAGAGAACAATAGAAAGGATAAACAGCTTGAACAACTGTTGGATCCTTCCAGG GGCTCTGAGCTGGCACGAGCTTTGTCAGAAAAGACAACTGATGATGGATGG GTGGTTAGTGGATTAAAGCAGAAGATTCTCAAGCTAGAACAACAGTGCAAGGAGAAAGACAACACTATTAA CAAATTCCAGGCAGACGTGAAGACCACTAATTTGGAAGAAATGAGGATAGCTATGGAAACCTACTATGAAGAG GTTCATcgtctccagctcctcctggcaaAATCTGAGACTATGAGGAAAAA TATAGAGGGCAGAGATACCCAAAAACGACTAAAGGCACTGAATGCTGCTGTCCTGAGATTATCCAGGAACATCAAGGAATTGCAGAATGAGAATCGGAGGCTGAAGGAAGATCTAGATCATGTACTGAGCAGTTCTCCTCCttccaataaaacaaaaa ATTACAGCGAGTGGAGCAGACAGAGGCTGATGAAGCGGATTTCGGAACTAGAAAAA AAAGTATGTGCCATGGAGAACACCAGGGTGTCATCAGCAGATAGTGAGTCATCACAGTTACTTGCTGTGTCATCTTCGCCTTCTGTAGACCTGGATCATCCAGCCTCTCAACAGGTAGACCACGTTGAGGAATGTCATCGCCTCCAAGGGTTAGTGAAGAAACTGAAGAGTGATAGGAAGGCACTTCAAAATCTCCTACTCAATAAAGA ATCAGATATCAAGCAGTTACTGCAGGCTAAGGCTGAAGTGGAGCTAGAGCTGCAGAAGTGGCAGAAtaagatggaagaaaagagtACAGAAGAGCAGACTTTAAG CTGTAGTGAGGAAATCCAGAACCTGACACAGAAAGTAGGGAAACTGGAGTCAAAATTGGAGCAAGAGAAGAGTCAAATAGCAGAAGATACAATGGAAAAGCTTAATAAG TCTTCACCAGTCTGCACGGTTAAAGGCAAAGAAGATCACAGGAAGGAACAAGCAGCCAAAATCATCCAAAGACAGTGGAAGATGTACCGAAATAAG aaagaagaaattgctCTGGATGAG GCAGTTGTTATGCTTCAGGCAGCTTTCAGAGGACATTTAGCTCGACAGAAACTGTTACTGAATAACAGGATGCATGATGCAAAATCTCACAAG
- the BRAT1 gene encoding BRCA1-associated ATM activator 1 isoform X2 has translation MAMSFQKPWFLARARRRFAMTRECALLLPRVCAALADPRQPGSDDTCLEKLLDWFQELTLFDSTVQLVQDNPCLTEFITSVLALPEPSPSILSFTLRLAGILAASENRFQHLQEKLLARLFGRDGPPNSAVWEDASVRSGWVQGVHNMMHHQPALHLLCSGGGIDVIFTLQGDPSLFVASAASQLLVHMLTLSVESETTKPLSTKDCDWPACAQMIIKRIEDSLQSSSASHIEQSLKLLTSLFGSCRATWTEVLWLGVAKQIESFLTEETVQVQHMLANLLLNMAWSPVFRDTEGSFWALVTSALEHLTPVQAGPLAVGILRLYKCPQDVRIQALTVLLQPMDCILRAASQPLEYAGLLDESVSDPVTVESLLSSRSSCANLLCQTLAHLEQLLSLSRLPVDLPYTSLLRSLMTILQFCNGFLSPASPLGSTISRILINCFRVQRSALDVLAALSERKGSDTLIGSLFDLLLAYLESPNTSPTVLKKTFQATSKWLVRLQELSCSNSQGQQTEKILEDVFLVLQKRLCSPCWEVRDSSLEFLTVLIKCLRDQDEFRQSLLSSEVPRLTENLLEDPESYVRASAVTAVGHLAFITYFAPESPVVGNQYNKENTVAKLQEILSTDPEGFPRRAVISIFIKWLRQGCTGQLEDTEQFVSRVIQTVEHDLDWEVRLGGLELIEVFCSQTICQLGLPQCPYAPVSSAVTSSIHWNESLQVFCRAKLFSFLFRSLCDCDKPVGQRACDVLLGLKSNFYPVSTLEGSQGTGDSAVGHGIAWLQRTLRQGSLAQNFPTDGSNGVDFQDPENMMLALGAVELEELHDELNRSSDHVEKSPQSLLQDILATVGTIEENEADCY, from the exons atggccatgtccttCCAGAAACCGTGGTTCCTCgcccgggcccgccgccgcTTCGCCATGACCCGTGAGTGCGCTCTCCTGCTGCCCCGCGTCTGCGCCGCCCTGGCCGACCCGCGGCAACCCGGCTCCGACGACACCTGcctggagaagctgctcgaCTGGTTCCAGGAGCTGACGCTGTTCG ATTCTACCGTGCAGCTGGTGCAGGACAACCCCTGTCTGACAGAGTTCATCACCTCCGtgctggcactgccagagcCCAGTCCGAGCATCCTCTCCTTTACTCTGCGGTTAGCTGGGATACTTGCCGCTTCCGAAAACCGCTTCCAACACTTGCAG GAGAAGCTGTTGGCCAGGCTTTTTGGCAGGGATGGGCCTCCAAACAGCGCAGTGTGGGAAGATGCATCTGTGCGAAGTGGCTGGGTGCAGGGTGTGCACAACATGATGCATCACCAGCCTGCCCTCCACTTGCTCTGCAGTGGTG GGGGCATAGATGTGATCTTCACTCTGCAAGGGGATCCCAGCCTGTTTGTGGCTTCAGCTGCCAGTCAGCTTCTGGTGCACATGCTCACCCTCTCTGTAGAGTCTGAAACGACTAAACCTCTCAGTACAAAGGACTGTGACTGGCCAGCGTGTGCCCAAATGATTATAAAGCGTATAGAAGATTCCCTTCAGTCCAGCTCTGCCTCTCACATCGAGCAGTCATTAAAACTGTTAACTAGTTTGTTTGGCAGTTGTCGTGCTACGTGGACTGAAGTACTTTGGTTAGGCGTAGCAAAGCAGATAGAATCCTTTTTGACGGAAGAGACTGTTCAAGTACAGCACATGCTGGCGAATCTTTTGCTTAACATGGCATG gTCCCCTGTGTTTCGTGACACTGAAGGCAGTTTTTGGGCACTAGTGACTTCTGCTCTGGAACACTTAACCCCAGTACAAGCAGGTCCTTTGGCAGTGGGAATTCTGAGGCTCTACAAATG CCCACAAGATGTGAGGATTCAGGCACTGACTGTTCTACTTCAGCCAATGGACTGTATTTTGAGAGCAGCCTCCCAGCCTCTGGAATACGCAG GTTTGCTGGATGAGTCTGTTAGTGATCCCGTCACTGTTGAAAGTCTTCTGTCCTCCAGGTCATCTTGTGCTAATCTCCTGTGTCAGACCCTTGCTCatctggagcagctgctgtctctg AGTCGTTTGCCAGTGGATTTACCCTATACATCTTTGCTGCGCTCTCTCATGACAATATTACAATTCTGTAATGGCTTCCTGAGTCCAGCTTCTCCTCTGGGAAGCACGATAAGCCGAATCTTGATCAATTGCTTCAGAGTACAGAGGTCAGCTCTTGATGTCCTAGCAGCACTCTCAGAACGAAAAG GCAGTGACACACTCATAGGAAGTCTATTTGATCTCCTTCTGGCATACCTGGAGAGTCCGAACACCAGCCCTACT gttctaaagaaaacatttcaagctACATCCAAGTGGTTGGTGCGCTTGCAGGAACTGTCCTGCTCCAACAGTCAGGGGCAACAAACTGAGAAGATTTTGGAAG ATGTGTTTCTGGTGCTGCAGAAGCGTTTGTGCAGTCCTTGCTGGGAAGTAAGAGATTCTTCTCTGGAGTTCCTCACTGTCCTGATTAAATGCTTGAGAG ACCAGGATGAGTTCAGGCAATCTCTCCTGTCTTCGGAGGTGCCAAGGCTTACAGAAAACCTTCTTGAGGATCCAGAAAGCTACGTGCGAGCGAGTGCTGTGACTGCTGTGGGACACTTGGCCTTCATTACTTACTTTGCTCCAGAGTCACCTGTTGTAGGCAATCAGTATAATAAAGAG aacACTGTAGCAAAGCTTCAAGAAATCTTGTCAACGGACCCAGAGGGCTTTCCTAGGAGGGCGGTGATCAGCATCTTCATCAAGTGGCTGAGACAAGGCTGCACAGGTCAGCTGGAAGATACAGAGCAGTTTGTCTCTAGAGTGATCCAAACTGTGGAGCATGACTTAGACTGGGAAGTTAGACTTGGTGGTTTGGAACTGATTGAAGTTTTCTGTAGTCAGACAATTTGCCAGCTTGGCCTTCCTCAATGCCCTTATGCTCCTGTCTCATCTGCAGTCACTAGTTCCATTCATTGGAATGAGTCACTGCAGGTATTTTGCCGAGCAAAACTGTTCAGCTTTTTGTTTCGGTCTTTGTGTGACTGTGACAAACCAGTAGGTCAGAGAGCCTGTGATGTACTGCTTGgcttaaaaagtaatttctatCCAGTTAGTACTCTGGAGGGTTCACAAGGGACTGGAGATTCAGCTGTAGGACATGGCATTGCCTGGTTACAAAGGACGCTAAGGCAGGGTTCTCTGGCCCAGAATTTCCCCACAGATGGTAGTAATGGGGTAGATTTTCAAGATCCGGAGAACATGATGCTAGCTTTGGGTGCAGTAGAGTTAGAAGAGCTACATGATGAGCTAAATAGAAGTAGTGACCATGTGGAGAAAAGCCCTCAGTCCCTCTTACAGGACATCCTTGCTACTGTGGGGACCATAGAGGAGAATGAAGCTGACTGTTATTGA
- the BRAT1 gene encoding BRCA1-associated ATM activator 1 isoform X1, which yields MAMSFQKPWFLARARRRFAMTRECALLLPRVCAALADPRQPGSDDTCLEKLLDWFQELTLFDSTVQLVQDNPCLTEFITSVLALPEPSPSILSFTLRLAGILAASENRFQHLQQEKLLARLFGRDGPPNSAVWEDASVRSGWVQGVHNMMHHQPALHLLCSGGGIDVIFTLQGDPSLFVASAASQLLVHMLTLSVESETTKPLSTKDCDWPACAQMIIKRIEDSLQSSSASHIEQSLKLLTSLFGSCRATWTEVLWLGVAKQIESFLTEETVQVQHMLANLLLNMAWSPVFRDTEGSFWALVTSALEHLTPVQAGPLAVGILRLYKCPQDVRIQALTVLLQPMDCILRAASQPLEYAGLLDESVSDPVTVESLLSSRSSCANLLCQTLAHLEQLLSLSRLPVDLPYTSLLRSLMTILQFCNGFLSPASPLGSTISRILINCFRVQRSALDVLAALSERKGSDTLIGSLFDLLLAYLESPNTSPTVLKKTFQATSKWLVRLQELSCSNSQGQQTEKILEDVFLVLQKRLCSPCWEVRDSSLEFLTVLIKCLRDQDEFRQSLLSSEVPRLTENLLEDPESYVRASAVTAVGHLAFITYFAPESPVVGNQYNKENTVAKLQEILSTDPEGFPRRAVISIFIKWLRQGCTGQLEDTEQFVSRVIQTVEHDLDWEVRLGGLELIEVFCSQTICQLGLPQCPYAPVSSAVTSSIHWNESLQVFCRAKLFSFLFRSLCDCDKPVGQRACDVLLGLKSNFYPVSTLEGSQGTGDSAVGHGIAWLQRTLRQGSLAQNFPTDGSNGVDFQDPENMMLALGAVELEELHDELNRSSDHVEKSPQSLLQDILATVGTIEENEADCY from the exons atggccatgtccttCCAGAAACCGTGGTTCCTCgcccgggcccgccgccgcTTCGCCATGACCCGTGAGTGCGCTCTCCTGCTGCCCCGCGTCTGCGCCGCCCTGGCCGACCCGCGGCAACCCGGCTCCGACGACACCTGcctggagaagctgctcgaCTGGTTCCAGGAGCTGACGCTGTTCG ATTCTACCGTGCAGCTGGTGCAGGACAACCCCTGTCTGACAGAGTTCATCACCTCCGtgctggcactgccagagcCCAGTCCGAGCATCCTCTCCTTTACTCTGCGGTTAGCTGGGATACTTGCCGCTTCCGAAAACCGCTTCCAACACTTGCAG CAGGAGAAGCTGTTGGCCAGGCTTTTTGGCAGGGATGGGCCTCCAAACAGCGCAGTGTGGGAAGATGCATCTGTGCGAAGTGGCTGGGTGCAGGGTGTGCACAACATGATGCATCACCAGCCTGCCCTCCACTTGCTCTGCAGTGGTG GGGGCATAGATGTGATCTTCACTCTGCAAGGGGATCCCAGCCTGTTTGTGGCTTCAGCTGCCAGTCAGCTTCTGGTGCACATGCTCACCCTCTCTGTAGAGTCTGAAACGACTAAACCTCTCAGTACAAAGGACTGTGACTGGCCAGCGTGTGCCCAAATGATTATAAAGCGTATAGAAGATTCCCTTCAGTCCAGCTCTGCCTCTCACATCGAGCAGTCATTAAAACTGTTAACTAGTTTGTTTGGCAGTTGTCGTGCTACGTGGACTGAAGTACTTTGGTTAGGCGTAGCAAAGCAGATAGAATCCTTTTTGACGGAAGAGACTGTTCAAGTACAGCACATGCTGGCGAATCTTTTGCTTAACATGGCATG gTCCCCTGTGTTTCGTGACACTGAAGGCAGTTTTTGGGCACTAGTGACTTCTGCTCTGGAACACTTAACCCCAGTACAAGCAGGTCCTTTGGCAGTGGGAATTCTGAGGCTCTACAAATG CCCACAAGATGTGAGGATTCAGGCACTGACTGTTCTACTTCAGCCAATGGACTGTATTTTGAGAGCAGCCTCCCAGCCTCTGGAATACGCAG GTTTGCTGGATGAGTCTGTTAGTGATCCCGTCACTGTTGAAAGTCTTCTGTCCTCCAGGTCATCTTGTGCTAATCTCCTGTGTCAGACCCTTGCTCatctggagcagctgctgtctctg AGTCGTTTGCCAGTGGATTTACCCTATACATCTTTGCTGCGCTCTCTCATGACAATATTACAATTCTGTAATGGCTTCCTGAGTCCAGCTTCTCCTCTGGGAAGCACGATAAGCCGAATCTTGATCAATTGCTTCAGAGTACAGAGGTCAGCTCTTGATGTCCTAGCAGCACTCTCAGAACGAAAAG GCAGTGACACACTCATAGGAAGTCTATTTGATCTCCTTCTGGCATACCTGGAGAGTCCGAACACCAGCCCTACT gttctaaagaaaacatttcaagctACATCCAAGTGGTTGGTGCGCTTGCAGGAACTGTCCTGCTCCAACAGTCAGGGGCAACAAACTGAGAAGATTTTGGAAG ATGTGTTTCTGGTGCTGCAGAAGCGTTTGTGCAGTCCTTGCTGGGAAGTAAGAGATTCTTCTCTGGAGTTCCTCACTGTCCTGATTAAATGCTTGAGAG ACCAGGATGAGTTCAGGCAATCTCTCCTGTCTTCGGAGGTGCCAAGGCTTACAGAAAACCTTCTTGAGGATCCAGAAAGCTACGTGCGAGCGAGTGCTGTGACTGCTGTGGGACACTTGGCCTTCATTACTTACTTTGCTCCAGAGTCACCTGTTGTAGGCAATCAGTATAATAAAGAG aacACTGTAGCAAAGCTTCAAGAAATCTTGTCAACGGACCCAGAGGGCTTTCCTAGGAGGGCGGTGATCAGCATCTTCATCAAGTGGCTGAGACAAGGCTGCACAGGTCAGCTGGAAGATACAGAGCAGTTTGTCTCTAGAGTGATCCAAACTGTGGAGCATGACTTAGACTGGGAAGTTAGACTTGGTGGTTTGGAACTGATTGAAGTTTTCTGTAGTCAGACAATTTGCCAGCTTGGCCTTCCTCAATGCCCTTATGCTCCTGTCTCATCTGCAGTCACTAGTTCCATTCATTGGAATGAGTCACTGCAGGTATTTTGCCGAGCAAAACTGTTCAGCTTTTTGTTTCGGTCTTTGTGTGACTGTGACAAACCAGTAGGTCAGAGAGCCTGTGATGTACTGCTTGgcttaaaaagtaatttctatCCAGTTAGTACTCTGGAGGGTTCACAAGGGACTGGAGATTCAGCTGTAGGACATGGCATTGCCTGGTTACAAAGGACGCTAAGGCAGGGTTCTCTGGCCCAGAATTTCCCCACAGATGGTAGTAATGGGGTAGATTTTCAAGATCCGGAGAACATGATGCTAGCTTTGGGTGCAGTAGAGTTAGAAGAGCTACATGATGAGCTAAATAGAAGTAGTGACCATGTGGAGAAAAGCCCTCAGTCCCTCTTACAGGACATCCTTGCTACTGTGGGGACCATAGAGGAGAATGAAGCTGACTGTTATTGA